TGCTCGTTTCTCCTAACTCCATGAAGAGCCGCATCCTCAGAATGCTGGATACGGAAATCAAGAATGCCAACGAGGGCAAGGAGGCCTGGGTGAAGATGAAAATCAACCACATCACCGATACCGACATGGTGACTAAGCTCTATCAGGCTTCCAAGGCTGGAGTGAAGATAGACATCGTGATACGTGGCAACTGTTCGCTCGTGCCGGGCATTGCCAACCTCAGCGAGAACATTCACTGCGTGGGCATCATCGACAGATACCTGGAGCACAGCCGTATCCTCATCTTCGCTAATGGCGGCAAACCAAGATATTTCATCGGTTCTGCCGACTGGATGCCGAGAAATCTCCTCAACCGCATCGAGGTGCTCACCCCAGTATATGACGAGGATATGCAGGCAGACCTGCTCCGCACCGTATCATACGGCATGAGAGATACCGCAAACGGCCGCATAGTAGATGGAAAGGGAAACAACGAGTTCATAGAAGGACCTGCATTCAGAAGCCAGGAGGAATTGTATAAAGCCTATCAGGAGGAATTAAAAGAACCATAAAAAGTAATTGTAATGACAACATTAGCAGCTATCGATATTGGTTCCAACGGAGCCAGACTACTCATCAAGCGATTTGATCCGGAAGCACCACGCGAGGAAGACCGCATCAAGAAAATCATGTTCATCCGCATTCCGCTGCGCCTGGGTAAGGATGTGTTTACCCTCGGCAAGGTTTCCAAGGAAAGGGAGAAGATGATGCTCCACATGATGAAGGGATTCAAGCAATTCATGAAACTCAACGATGTGGATGCCTTCCGTGCCTGTGCCACTTCTGCCATGCGAGATGCTGAAAACGGCAAGAAGTTGCTGAAGAAAATAGAAAAGCAGACCGGCATCAAACTCGAGATTATCAAAGGACAGGAGGAGGCGCAAATGCTCTACAACAACCTGGTGGAGAAGACCGACTCTAATGAGGGAAACTTCGCCTATATCGACGTGGGCGGTGGAAGCACCGAGGTTTCCATCATCCACGACGGAACGCTGGCTGAAAGTTTCTCCTACAACATGGGTACGCTGAGAATGCTGAGTGGGAAGGTGACGGCTGATACAGAAAAACTGTTTAAGGAAAACCTCTGCAGATATGCCAAGGAATATGGCAATATCCGCATCATCGGTTCTGGTGGAAACATCAACAAGCTCAACAAGTTGGCCCGCCACAACAAGACGAACGGCAAGGAACTGTCCCTCAGCGAACTGAAGCGTCTCTACCAGATGATGCAGCCGCTGAGCATCGAGGAACGTGAGATTTCCTTCTCGCTGAAGGAAGACCGTGCCGATGTCATCATTCCTGCTGCCGAAATCTTCATCCGGGCATGCGAGTATCTGGAATGCGACACCATCATGGTGCCGAACATCTCACTTGCCGACAGTATCGTGGATGGGCTATATGAAGGTCACTAAAAAGCGAGGATTACACAGAGAAATTGGTGTAATCCTCGCTTTTTCTATGATGAGACGGTGCCTGAAAAAGCAATAGAAATACATTTTAACCGGATTGTAATATCTGTTTAAATCGCCTGTAATATCCCCATAGTACCTTTGCACCCGGAAAACCAGAGGCGGAATGCCTCAGGCAGAAAGCCGAATGATAGATTTCTTATCATCACGAAATGGATAGATTGTAAAATCAGATAATCATTATAAATATTAAATAGAAATAAATGGGTACAATTTATTTATGTATTGTGATCTTCCTGCTCTGTCTGGCAGTGTTTGATCTTTTTGTGGGAGTCAGCAACGATGCTGTCAACTTTCTGCAATCTGCCATCGGTGCTAAGGTGGCTAAGTTTCGCACGGTGCTGATCATCGCTTCCTGCGGTGTGGTTCTCGGTGCTATCATGTCATCAGGTATGATGGACATCGCCCGTCATGGCATCATGAGTCCGGACCACTTTACCTTTGAAGAAGTGATGACGCTCTTCCTTGCCGTCATGGTAACTGATGTTATCATACTGGATGTGTTCAACACCTTAGGTATGCCTACCTCTACTACCGTGTCTTTGGTATTCGAGTTGTTGGGAGGTGCCTTTATCCTTGCCACTCTCAAGATGATCGGTGACGATAGCCTCAACTATGGTGTATTGCTCAACAGCAACAAGGCTTTGGAGGTGATCATGGGTATCTTCTCATCTGTCATCATCGCCTTTGTTTTCGGTGTACTCGTGATGTGGATTTCCCGTATCGTCTTCACCTTCAATTACAAAAAGCATTCCCGCTATTCCATCGCTATCTTTGGTGGAATCGCTTTCACGGCCCTCTCCTACTTCATCTTCATGAAGGGTCTCGGCAAGAGTCCTTATCTGCCAAGTGAGTGGCGCGACTATATCGACCAGAACATCGGGTTGCTGCTTGTCATTACCTTCGTGGTTTCTGCCATCGTGATGGAATTCCTCCACCTCTGCCGCGTCAATATCTTCAAGTTCACCGTTCTGATGGGTACCTTTGCCCTGGCTATGGCATTCGCAGGTAACGACCTTGTCAACTTCATCGGTGTGCCTCTGGCTGG
This is a stretch of genomic DNA from Segatella hominis. It encodes these proteins:
- a CDS encoding Ppx/GppA family phosphatase, translating into MTTLAAIDIGSNGARLLIKRFDPEAPREEDRIKKIMFIRIPLRLGKDVFTLGKVSKEREKMMLHMMKGFKQFMKLNDVDAFRACATSAMRDAENGKKLLKKIEKQTGIKLEIIKGQEEAQMLYNNLVEKTDSNEGNFAYIDVGGGSTEVSIIHDGTLAESFSYNMGTLRMLSGKVTADTEKLFKENLCRYAKEYGNIRIIGSGGNINKLNKLARHNKTNGKELSLSELKRLYQMMQPLSIEEREISFSLKEDRADVIIPAAEIFIRACEYLECDTIMVPNISLADSIVDGLYEGH